The genomic DNA GACGGGATACATCCACGATGCAGACAGGTTCCCCCGAGTTTCCCTTGTTCTACGATTGCTACCGTTTTCCCGGCTTGTGCAGCGCGAATCGCTGCGACATACCCACCGGGTCCACCACCTAGGACAACGACGTCGAATTCTCTAGCCATGTTAGTTCGCCTCCATATTCCTTCGCTTGTTCCTCTTGACGCAGTACACGTAACACGCCTTCTGCGAGCGCACGTAACTCATCTTCACCCGGTATCCGGATGACAGATCCGATATGTGCAATCCGTTCTTCAATCGCTTTTGTCAATCGGTCACTGTATGCGAGTCCGCCCGTTAAGATGACAGCATCGACTTGACCATATAAAACAGCACTTTGGGCTGCGATTTCCTTTGCAACTCGGTATGCCATCGCCTCATAGAGTAGAGCGGCTTTTTCATCTCCATCGTCAATCCGACGTTCGATTTCAATCGCATCATACGTGCCTAAGTGCGCGACAAGTCCGCCTGACCCAACGACCAGACGCTTCATTTCCTCGAGTTTATACTTGGTACTATAACATAGTTCTACTAGTTGACCAACAGGCAAGGACCCGCTTCGTTCCGGTGAAAAAGCACCTTCTCCGTCCAGTCCATTGTTGACATCGATCACACGTCCATTCAGATGGGCACCAACTGTAATTCCACCACCCATATGGGCAACAATCAACCGCAATTGCTCGTACGGTGTCCCAATCTCTTTCGCATACCGCTTCGCCACTGCCTTTTGATTTAAGGCATGGAAAATACTTTTCCGTTCGAGTTCAGGTAAGCCTGTAAGGCGGGCAATTGGCTCCAGTTCATCCACAACGACCGGGTCAACGATGAATGCCGGAATCGAAAGCGTCTGACCAATCTCGTCCGCAAGCAGCCCTCCAAGGTTCGAGGCATGAACCCCAAACGTTCCGTTCAACAAATCCTCACGCATTTCTTGATTGACCCGGTACGTCCCGCTAACGAGAGGACGAAGCAGACCACCACGACCAACGATAGCCGTAAGCGCTTTCAATTCAATCTGTTCTTGTGCCAATACATCAAGGACGACTTGGCGTCTGATGGTCAGCTGATCTGAAAGCGGTCCTCCGACCGCTTCAGCTGAATGGCGCAACGTTTTCGTAAACACTTGCTCTGTTCCATCAAAGATTCCGATTTTCGTTGAGGTTGAACCCGGATTGATGGTTAAAATACGTTCGCTCATTAAAATCCTCCTCTGATTTAACCGCGTGATCCCAGAATGTTTTTATCGCGACGTAAAAACTGGCTGCGGGCACTGCCCATCGTCGCAATCCGTTCTTCCGCCATCTTTTCAGCCGCCCGATAAGTCGGCAGATGATCACGTTTTGCGATTTCGATGACTTTTGCTACCGCATCATAGACAAGTTCCACTTTTTTCATTGCCCGCTCGCGGTTGTATCCGTCGAGTTCGTCCGCCACATTGATGACACCACCTGCGTTGATGACGAAGTCTGGTGTATAGAGAATACCGCGTTCTTGGAGCATGTCCCCATGACGGTCTTCTTTCAATTGGTTGTTTGCGGCACCGGCAATGATTTTGACTTTCAGTTGTGGAATCGTCTCATCATTCAATGTCGCACCCAGGGCACACGGCGCAAAGATATCAGCATCGACACTGTAAATTTCATCTGGTCCGACGACTAAAGCACCAAACGCTTCTTCCGCGCGGCGTAACGCATCTTGATTGATGTCCGTGACAATCAATTTTGCACCTTCTTCGTGCAGATGACGGCATAAGTTAAAAGCAACGTTACCAACGCCTTGAATCGCAACTGTTTTTCCACCGAGTGAATCTGTACCGTATACTTCTTTGGCTGCTGCTTTCATCCCGCGGTAAACACCGTATGCCGTGACAGGTGAGGGATTACCACTTGATCCGAATGCCGGGCTCACGCCTGTTACGAAGTCCGTTTCCATATGGATGTAATCCATATCGGCTACTGTCGTATTGACGTCTTCCGCTGTGATATAACGTCCGTTTAACGACTGTACGTAACGACCGAATGCCCGGAACAAAGCTTCTGATTTTTGAGTCTTCGCATCACCGATGATGACGGCTTTCCCGCCACCGAGATTAAGACCGGCTGCCGCATTTTTATACGTCATGCCTTTTGCCAATCGTAAAGCATCAATCAATGCTTCCTCATCCGACGCATAGTTCCACATCCGGAGTCCGCCGAGTGCCGGTCCAAGTGTCGTATCATGAATCGCGATGATGGCTTTTAACCCTGAGACTTTATCGTGACAAAAAACGACCTGTTCGTAATCTTCCATTGCCATTGTTTCAAAAATACTGAATCGTGCTTCTACGTTTGTTTCGACCATTGTTAATTCCCCCTTAGATTGTTTGTTTAACTTTTTTTGTAGGTTGCGCATTAAGTAGAGCAAAGGCTAATGAATACAGTTTCGCTTCTGCCGTATCGGCTCGACTCGTCAAGACGACGGGAGCCTTCGCCCCCACCAAAATGGCAGCGACCGATGCCTGTGCAAAATACATCAATGATTTATAAATCACATTCCCGACTTCAATCTGAGGAACGACGAGAAGATCCGCTGCCCCCGCAACGTCCCCTGTCAGCCCCTTTTGCTTCGCCGCTTCTAAATTGACAGCATTATCGAGCGCGAGTGGACCATCAACAAGGCAATCCTTGATCTGTCCACGCCGATTCATTTGAGTCAGTAAGGCAGCATCAATCGTTGCCTGCATCGTCGGATTAACGACTTCGACAGCCGCTAGCACTGCGACTTTCGGCAAAGAGTATCCGACTGCCCGAAGTGCGGTCACTCCGTTTTCAATGATGTGAACTTTATCCTCCAGTGTCGGTGCGATATGAATCGCAGCATCCGTCAATCCGATGGCAGTCTCCCGTCCCGGTACTTCAAACAACGCGACATGAGACAACACATTTCCTGACCGTAAACCTGTTTCCTTATTTAAAACAGCTTTCATGAACGTTGCTGTCGGAACAAGTCCCTTCATCAAGACATCCGCATCCCCTTTGCGGACAGCATAAGCGGCACGCTCGGCTGCTTCTTGTGCCGTGGCTGTATGCGTGATGACGAATTGTGACTCCCTCAGCTGTCGGTCATGAATCATTTTTTGAATGCGTGTCGCATCCCCAAACAAATGAAAACGGGCTAAATTGTTCTCAATTGCCAGCGACACGGCATCCATTACTTCTTCATCATCTGCTGACGCAATCGCAACGACTGCATCTTCAAGACCTGCTGCTTGCTGAACCATCTGTTCAAACCTCAAGCCATTTCCCCCCTTACCTGTCGTTCTCTTTATTTAATAGCAATTTTCATGCCAGTTCTAAAACGACGCTATACCAACATCTACTTTTTTATTTTTGCATGGAATTGCATTTTTTTGCAATATATTGCACGCAAAAAGTTGCAAACTAACATTGGATGTTAAACCGCTCCACCTTGTAATAGAGGGCTCGTAAAGAAATCCCTAATTGTTTGGCCGCTTCAGTCTTGTTTCCATTCACGACATCAAGGGCTTCCCGAATCAATTGTTCTTCCAAGTACGACATCTCATCCGAAAGGTGTTTGATTTCTTTTTTTGGACGTTCCGATCGTTTCGGTGACGTCGGGACAACCAGTTGCAGATGACCTTTTCGTAAGACCTGTTCCGTTTTATCTGTAAAAATCAAAGCACGTCCAATGACATTTTCTAATTCGCGGACGTTTCCTTTCCACGTCTGTTTTCGAATGGCGTCCAACGCGTCTTCAGAAACCCGTTCGACGGATCGTCCGTAACTTTGATTCAATTTACGCAACAGATGCGTCGAGAGCGGAGCAAGATCGTCCGGCCGTTCACGAAGAGCCGGAATATGAATCGGTAACCGATTGATCCGATAATATAAATCTTCTCGGAACTCACCGGTAATGATTTTTTGCTCGAGATTCGCATTCGTCGCTGCAATGATTCGGACATCGACCGGGACCGCTTTCGCTCCGCCGACTCGAACGACTTCATTTTCCTGCAACACGCGTAATAATTTCGCCTGTACATCAAGCGGCAATTCACCGATCTCATCTAAAAACAATGAGCCGCCATGCGCTTCTTCGAAATATCCTCGTTTTCCGCCACGACGTGCTCCCGAGAACGCTCCTTCTTCATAACCAAATAATTCGCTTTCAAGCAGGCTCGGTGCAATCGCTGCACAATTGACCCGGACGAATTGTTCATACCGGCGATCACTTGCAGCATGAATCGCATGGGCAAACAATTCTTTCCCGGTACCGGACTCTCCCCGGATTAAGACATTAACCGGCATTGTCGCTGCAAGCTTCGCCTGGTCCACGACAAAACGCATCGATTCGCTTTCAGCGATAATGTCATCAAATGTGTATTTCGCTTCAAGCGTCCGGATTTTTTGTTTCGCAGCCTTCAATTCTTTTGTTAATGCCTTCATTTCCGAGATATCCCGGATGACACCGACTGACCCCCGTACTTGACCATCAACGACGACAGGAGCTGCATTGACGATGATGTCCCGTCTGTCTTGACCAATTTTCATCCGGGCATCCCGGACACTTTCTCCCGTTTCCAGCACCCGTAAATGAACTGATTCCTGCATGCCGATATCAGCACTTGCCGGTTTACCGATGACGTCATCCTCTGTATAACCGGTCATTCGCGTATATGCCGGATTGATCAGCATCGTTTCACCCGCTTGATCAGCGACTGAAATCGCTTCGCTCGTACAATGAATGATTGCTTCGAGCATCCGTTCCTTTTCTGCCAGCCGTTCAAGTAACACACGAACAAATTCTCCGGGTAAAACCGCTGCGTCCGGAAAATAATGAATCAATTGTTCAAGCACACCGTGTTCTCCGGTCGCGTCGATAATAAAATCAATGGCTGTGCCCTCAAAAGCCGTCCAAGTTTTTTCAACCCGAATCTGTCCCCGTTTTGCGAGTTGAACACCAATCGCGTGTTCGTCTGAATCAACGACCCCGATAACCGTCAACAAAGGCGAACGCTGAAAAGCATGTAATACTTCTGTTCCACCGCGCCCCGCACCAACAATCAAGAGATGATGCATTCTGATTCCCCCTTTGAAACTGCTTACATCTTTATCCTACCTGTATTAAAACAGGAGGGCAAATCGAATTCGCAGTCATATGGATTTTCTGATACAATACGCTTGGAAAGGGGTCACAATCATGCGAATCATCGGTTTATTATCTTTATTCATTCCAGGTATCATCGGCGCCATTGGCATCAAGCTGATGCGGGACAGTGTTTTCCTAAAAGCTCAGTTCCCCTTCCGGTATCTAGGGGATTCTGCCTATGTATATGTATTACAAGGGTTCACCGGCTTAGCGTTAGCCATCGGTGGGATCGGCTTCGTCGCCGGTTATGTTTTTTATCGTGATCGAAAACGAGGCAAGGTTTCCGAACGGTATCAAAAAAAATAAGCACACAAAAAGGTCCCCATCTCTTGAACTCATTTCAAGCGCGGGACCTTTTATTCATATAAAGTTGGTTTCACTTACGGATGAACTCCTCTCATAGTAGAACTATTCGTGTACTTCAAAACCATAGGTTGTCCTCTTAATGAAGAGGTTGAAAGAAATCAGATTTGGCTATCGAGCGATCGATAGAAAGATGAAGCTACTCCATTATCTGACTTTACTTGGACCTAGGTGAAGCATAATGTCATCCGCTTGACGCAGTCGATCATTCGGTTGCTAACATTCACTGCTAGACAACACTCCTTTTCACGAACTGTATTTGTTGCGGGTCTTGCTTGGTCTTGCTTGGTCTTGCTTGGTCTTGCTTGGTCTTGCTTGGTCTTGCTTGGTCTTGCTTGGTCTTGCTTGGTCTTGCTTGGTCTTGCTTGGTCTTGCTTGGTCTTGCTTGGTCTTGCTTGGTCTTGCTTGGTCTTGCTTGGTCTTGCTTGGTCTTGCTTGGACGTTTAATTTACGTTACCCTTCACTTTTCCCTTGCTTCGAAATCGTGAAGCTTCATACCCGTTTGAAATAACTTATCCAAAAAAGATATGAAATACCTTGGTAAACACTCTACCAAGAGAATGTCGTCCATCATTCTTGAGCCGTTTACAGGCGGCGACCTGAGATGAAATTTGTTGAACGGTTTTCCGGGAACCAATTCGACTCGACGTTCATCTGACGTCTTTCCAAATCATTTGGTACCTTTATTATAACAAACATTTCAGTTTGTGCAACATTTATTTAGTGAATATTCAGTTTTTATTTGTAAATCAAAAAAAACAGGCTTATTCGGATGCTTTCATCCGTACAAACCTGATTCTCTCTACTTAAGATCCGTTCATATGGTTTGACACATAAGAAATGAACTCGGAATTTTTGGGACTTTTCTGTTGTTCAATCCGTCCGTTGAATAAGGTATGTTCACTCATACCTTCTTTCCAAGCCGACTTAATCGCATGACGCATCGCCCGTTCGACACGCGAGGAGGTTGTTTGATGTTTTTTGGCAATCATCGGGTACAGTTCTTTTGTGATCAACCCCAATAAATCTTCTCGTTCCAGCACCATCAAGACTGCATCTTTTAAGTACGTGAACCCTTTGATATGCGGAGCAATCCCGATTTCCCGTAGCGTGGTCCCGACTTTCGTTTCGACCGGTTCTATTTGGTTCGTCTGTACGCCATGAACGACCAGGCGTATTTTATTGACAAGTTGATCTAAACTAAACGGTTTTAATAAAAAGTAGGCAGCGCCCAGTGAAACCGCTTGTTGCGATACTTCATCTTTTCCGAACGCACTTAACATGATGACAGCCGGACTGCTTTCATGATTCATCAATGCCTCCAAGACCCCTAACCCATCAAGATGAGGCATGATGATATCTAATAATAGAACGTCCGTCTCGACATGTTCCAATTTCTCCAGACAACTCTCGCCATTGTATGCGACACACACTACTTCCATGTCGTCTTGGGCAGATAGATGTTGCCGAATCAATTCGACCATCTCTCGGTTATCATCTGCAATCCCAACTCTAATCAATTGTTACACCCCATTTTTAAGCGATTCCTTCATATGCATTGCCTGTTCCATCAGTTCTTCCGCATGACGCAATGTCAAGTCCGTCATATGTGTACCGGAAATCATCCGTCCCAGTTCATTTCCGCGTTCCGAGTCAGTCAGTACGTTGACCTGTGTCGTCGTCCGGTCCGTCTCTTCAATTTTGCGAATATACAAATGTTGATCCGCAATGGAAGCGACTTGAGGCAAGTGGGTGATACACAACACTTGACTGTCGATTGACAGACGATAAATCTTTTCCGCCATTGCTTGGGCGACACGTCCGGATACCCCTGTATCCACCTCATCAAAGATAATCGAGGCCACACCGACTGAACGTGAGAAAATCGATTTCAGTCCCAGCATGATACGCGACAATTCGCCGCCGGAAGCGACTTTCCCCAGAGACTTAAACGGTTCTCCAGCATTAGTCATGATATAGAACTCAACAAAATCGATTCCGTTTCTACGTAAAGTGGGTACCTTCCCATCCTGTAAAAAACGAATTTCAAATCGGGCTTTTTCCATATACAACTGACGTAGCTCGAGATGAATCGCTTCGCCTAAAAGATGCGCTGCTTTTCTCCGGACCTGTGACAACTCGCCACCGATTTCGAACAGTTCCGTTTCCAACTGTTCCACTTCTGTTTTCAGTTTCTCAATCCGCTCATCCCGATTCGTCATCGTATCCAGTTCCACACCGAT from Exiguobacterium sibiricum 7-3 includes the following:
- a CDS encoding Leu/Phe/Val dehydrogenase, whose protein sequence is MVETNVEARFSIFETMAMEDYEQVVFCHDKVSGLKAIIAIHDTTLGPALGGLRMWNYASDEEALIDALRLAKGMTYKNAAAGLNLGGGKAVIIGDAKTQKSEALFRAFGRYVQSLNGRYITAEDVNTTVADMDYIHMETDFVTGVSPAFGSSGNPSPVTAYGVYRGMKAAAKEVYGTDSLGGKTVAIQGVGNVAFNLCRHLHEEGAKLIVTDINQDALRRAEEAFGALVVGPDEIYSVDADIFAPCALGATLNDETIPQLKVKIIAGAANNQLKEDRHGDMLQERGILYTPDFVINAGGVINVADELDGYNRERAMKKVELVYDAVAKVIEIAKRDHLPTYRAAEKMAEERIATMGSARSQFLRRDKNILGSRG
- the buk gene encoding butyrate kinase, translating into MSERILTINPGSTSTKIGIFDGTEQVFTKTLRHSAEAVGGPLSDQLTIRRQVVLDVLAQEQIELKALTAIVGRGGLLRPLVSGTYRVNQEMREDLLNGTFGVHASNLGGLLADEIGQTLSIPAFIVDPVVVDELEPIARLTGLPELERKSIFHALNQKAVAKRYAKEIGTPYEQLRLIVAHMGGGITVGAHLNGRVIDVNNGLDGEGAFSPERSGSLPVGQLVELCYSTKYKLEEMKRLVVGSGGLVAHLGTYDAIEIERRIDDGDEKAALLYEAMAYRVAKEIAAQSAVLYGQVDAVILTGGLAYSDRLTKAIEERIAHIGSVIRIPGEDELRALAEGVLRVLRQEEQAKEYGGELTWLENSTSLS
- a CDS encoding DUF2627 family protein; translation: MRIIGLLSLFIPGIIGAIGIKLMRDSVFLKAQFPFRYLGDSAYVYVLQGFTGLALAIGGIGFVAGYVFYRDRKRGKVSERYQKK
- the yqiS gene encoding phosphate butyryltransferase codes for the protein MRFEQMVQQAAGLEDAVVAIASADDEEVMDAVSLAIENNLARFHLFGDATRIQKMIHDRQLRESQFVITHTATAQEAAERAAYAVRKGDADVLMKGLVPTATFMKAVLNKETGLRSGNVLSHVALFEVPGRETAIGLTDAAIHIAPTLEDKVHIIENGVTALRAVGYSLPKVAVLAAVEVVNPTMQATIDAALLTQMNRRGQIKDCLVDGPLALDNAVNLEAAKQKGLTGDVAGAADLLVVPQIEVGNVIYKSLMYFAQASVAAILVGAKAPVVLTSRADTAEAKLYSLAFALLNAQPTKKVKQTI
- the spo0A gene encoding sporulation transcription factor Spo0A, with product MIRVGIADDNREMVELIRQHLSAQDDMEVVCVAYNGESCLEKLEHVETDVLLLDIIMPHLDGLGVLEALMNHESSPAVIMLSAFGKDEVSQQAVSLGAAYFLLKPFSLDQLVNKIRLVVHGVQTNQIEPVETKVGTTLREIGIAPHIKGFTYLKDAVLMVLEREDLLGLITKELYPMIAKKHQTTSSRVERAMRHAIKSAWKEGMSEHTLFNGRIEQQKSPKNSEFISYVSNHMNGS
- a CDS encoding sigma-54-dependent Fis family transcriptional regulator; translated protein: MHHLLIVGAGRGGTEVLHAFQRSPLLTVIGVVDSDEHAIGVQLAKRGQIRVEKTWTAFEGTAIDFIIDATGEHGVLEQLIHYFPDAAVLPGEFVRVLLERLAEKERMLEAIIHCTSEAISVADQAGETMLINPAYTRMTGYTEDDVIGKPASADIGMQESVHLRVLETGESVRDARMKIGQDRRDIIVNAAPVVVDGQVRGSVGVIRDISEMKALTKELKAAKQKIRTLEAKYTFDDIIAESESMRFVVDQAKLAATMPVNVLIRGESGTGKELFAHAIHAASDRRYEQFVRVNCAAIAPSLLESELFGYEEGAFSGARRGGKRGYFEEAHGGSLFLDEIGELPLDVQAKLLRVLQENEVVRVGGAKAVPVDVRIIAATNANLEQKIITGEFREDLYYRINRLPIHIPALRERPDDLAPLSTHLLRKLNQSYGRSVERVSEDALDAIRKQTWKGNVRELENVIGRALIFTDKTEQVLRKGHLQLVVPTSPKRSERPKKEIKHLSDEMSYLEEQLIREALDVVNGNKTEAAKQLGISLRALYYKVERFNIQC